Genomic DNA from Paenibacillus borealis:
GACGGCAAGGATGTGCAAAAAGCGCTCGATGACGCGCAGGCACAAATTGAACAGGAGTTGAAATAAACGGATAGTTAAACTGGGAGAGCTACTCTGCGGGCAGAGTAGCTCTATTTTAAAGCACTATCTAAGTTTCACCATGAAAGGAGTAGAGCAATGTTTAAAAACTTTCTGTACTCGCAAAAGGTCGCTCCTTACGTGTTCGTGCTGCCCTTTGTGCTGGTGTTCCTCATTTTTTGGGTATATCCCCTGCTTAGCTCGTTCGGTATGAGTTTTCAAAAGGTAACGCTCGGCCAGGAGGCGCAGTGGGTAGGAATCGACAACTATACGAAGCTGATGAGTGACACGATCTTCTTCAAAGCCGTCCGCAACAGCGGCGTATATATGATCCTGACCCTGCTTATTCTCATTCCTTTTCCAATGCTGTTCGCGGTCCTGATCAACAATAAATTTATGTGGGGACGGGAATTCTTCAAATCCTCCTTCTTCTTTCCGGCACTGACCTCGGTGGTTGTAGCCGGTACGATCTTCAGATTAATGTTCGGCGAAATGGAGGGGTCCTTGATCAACAGCCTTCTGGGCCTATTCGGCGTAGAGCCGGTTAAATTCCTGAAAGGGCAGGTCACAGGATTTATCGCCCTGGTCGCCTTGGCCAGCTGGAGATGGATGGGGGTCAATATGCTGTACTTCCTGTCCGGCCTGAAGAATATTCCGGATGATTATTATGAAGCGGCATCGATTGACGGAGCGTCAGCTTTTCAGAAATTCACCAGAATCACTATGCCTTTGTTGAAGCCTACAACCATATATGTACTGACGATCAGTATTTACGCCGGTCTGGCCATGTTCATTGAGAGCATGATGTTGTGGAACGGCAATAATTCCCCGAAGAATATAGGCCTCACCATTGTCGGGTATCTGTACCGCCAGGGAATTGAAAAGAACAATCTTGGATATGCGGCTGCGGTTGGCATTGTACTGCTCTTGATTACCATGGTGATCAACCTGACACAACTGGCCTTTAGCGGCATGTTTAAGAAGGAGGATTAGAATGAAAAAAGAAACTGCAGTCAAAATCATCCTCTTTGCCTTCTTTACGGTGGTATGCCTCCTGATCCTGATACCCTTCTATGCGGTGACGATTGCCTCCTTCAAGCCTGGTGAAGATTTGATCAGATATGGGCTGAATCTGAAGTTCGACCTTTCGGTAATGAATTTCGATAACTTCGTGTACCTGTTTACAGGCGATCATGCCTACTTTACATGGTTCTTTAATTCGGTGCTGCTTACGCTGGTGCAGGTAACGTTGACCTTGCTGGTAAGCGCCACAGTGGCTTATGGTTTCTCGGCATATGAATTCAGAGGGAAGAACTTCCTTTTTATATGTGTGCTTCTTATCATGATGGTTCCGTTTGAGATTCTGCTGCTGCCTCTGTATACCTTGACCAATAATATGGGGCTGATGAACAGCTACTCCGCAATTATTCTGCCGGGGATAGCCGGTGCAGCGACGATATTCTTCTTCAGACAATATTTAAGCGGAATTCCCAAGGAAATTATCGCGGCCGGCAGAGTCGACGGGGCCAGTGAATACGGGATTTATCTGCGCCTGATCCTGCCTATCATGAAGCCTTCTTTCGCCGCGATGGCGATTCTGAACGGTATGAACAGCTGGAACAACTTCCTCTGGCCGTTCATGGTGCTTAGCAGCGAGCACAAATATACCCTGCCAATCGGACTCAAGACACTCCTGACTCCGTACGGCAACAACTATGATCTGCTTATTGTCGGCTCGTTCTTCTCCATTCTGCCGATTCTGGCCTTATTCCTGGCCTTCCAAAAGTATTTCATCGACGGGATGACCGCCGGAGCGGTAAAAGGGTAAAGCTTGCCTGTACTATTCCCAGATAATTTCTTAGATAAAAAGCTCAGACCAAAGGAGAAACCATGATGAGTACAAATAGAGAGTACAGCAATCCGCTTGTGGAGCAGCGCGCAGATCCCTGGGTGTACAAACATACAGACGGCTATTACTATTTCACGGCTTCCGTACCGGAATATGACCGGATTGAAGTGCGCAGAGCCGCAACAATTGAAGGGCTAAGAGAGGCTACGCCAGTTGTAGTCTGGCGCAAATATGAGACGGGTCCGCTCAGCGCCAATATCTGGGCTCCCGAGCTCCACTACATCGATGGTAAATGGTATATTTATTTCGCTGCTGCCCGGACCACCGAGACGAAGGAAGGGCTGTTCGATCACCGTATGTTCGTGCTGGAGAATGAGTCGGCAAATCCGCTGGAAGGGGAGTGGGTGGAGAAAGGGCAGATGAAAACGGCCTGGGAATCCTTTGCCCTGGATGCCACTTCATTCGAGCACAAGGGAGTGCGGTATTATGTATGGGCGCAGAAGGACCCTGAGATTGAGGGGAACTCCAACCTGTACATTTCGGCCATGGCTAACGGCTGGACGTTAACAGGTCCGCAGACGATGATCGCTACGCCGGAGTATCCGTGGGAAATTATCGGCTTCCGGGTGAATGAGGGCGCTGCGGTGCTGAAACGCAGCGGCAAGATCTTCATGAGCTTCTCGGCCAGCGCGACCGACTACAATTACTGCATGGGACTGCTTACCGCAGACGAGGACAGTGATCTGCTGGACGCCGCCTCCTGGATCAAACATCCTGAGCCGGTCTTCAAGACCAGTGAGGAGAACGGGCAATACGGCCCGGGGCATAACAGCTTCACAGTGGATGAGAACGGTGAGGATGTGCTGATCTACCATGCCCGCAATTATAAGGAGATTACAGGAGACCCGCTGTACGATCCGAACCGCCACACCCGGGCCCAGCGCCTGCATTGGAATGAAGACGGCACACCGGATTTCGGCGTGCCGGTGAAGGACGGCGGGAAGTAACAGACCGGTTCCCGTGACCCGGAGCCGCAATGGCAGATGACTGGCCTGCAAGATGCGGAAAGCCCTGCTATTTAGAGTGAACTTAAGTTCTGCTTATATAGACACAAAAAATCCCGCTCCCCTGGCAGGGGGCGGGATTTTTTGTGTCTTCTTTTATCAGACGGGTTATAACTGTATTTGGTACAACTAAAGTGACCAGTTATTGCGTGGTAAGTACTATAGTTGTATTCTCTGCAATTATATTGACCTTCGTGCGGCAAAGGAGCACTTTTCGCTACTTTTAGTTGTACAGAATACAATTAAGAGATCGGATTTGCTTGCTGGCCGTCTTTTAAGTGTACGGAATACAACTATCGGTGAGAGAAGCTAAATTTACGATCTTCTCGATTAACCCGCCGTTTGTGTGGGAGCTCTGAGTGGTTTTATTGAATTCATGCGAGATCCTGCACAAAATACAACATTTCCCTCATCATGTCGGCCCTAATCCAAGATTGTTGTATGAAATGCAGCATTTCTCCTCCTCCAGGCGGGTTTAGCCGGACAATTCTTGTATTTTGTGCAACATTCCTCCCGAACAGCCGGATATACAGGGAGCCAAGTTGTAAAACGTACAACATTTATGCCTAGGTGAAGCTCTGTGCCGCGAATTGTGCATTGAACACAGAACACAGAACATAGGAAGGTCACTCCACTCCTGCTGCCCGGCGCGGCACTTCGGGGACAATAGTGTATTCCTAATGTTTCTTGCCATCTATAGGAACTGTAATGGTCTTGTCATATGTCTTAATATAATGGAATCCATCCAGCAGCAGGAACTGCGGCGCCTCCTCCGTATTGAACGAATAGGTCCGCTCCCAGAGGATGTTGCCGTTCTTCAAGTCCCACGGACGGGACTGGGATATAGAAGCAACGGGAACTGTGGTTCCTCCGGCTTGAACAGCTAAAGTCTCCGTGTCGAGGAAGGTGAACTGCTTTCCGGCGATCACGATATCATAACCGGAACCGGTCCGGGTGACGCTTCGAATCCAGAGCTTCTCCGCGCCAAGCTGAATAGAGCGGTCAGACGGTGAAGCCAGGGAGACAGGCTGTTCTATTTGCTGATATCCGGTGAAATTATCGAGTACCAGTTCAACACTTTGCAGCTTGTCTGTCGGGAGTACATCGTATTCGATTTCAAATTCCGAGAGTCCCGTTTTGCCGGAACGGGCCGACCGCATGGACCAGTAATTTACTTCAATCCCATTCACATAGAGCTTGGTTACAGCCGAGAATCTCGGAGTTTCCCCGTCTTCCAGTTCATAATGTCCCTTTACAATGGTTGATGTTGGTGAAGCTGTAATAGAGTCATAGTGGACAGTTCCCTGATCCACCGGAACAGCTTGGGAAATATCCGCTGTGAGCAGGCTTTTCATGGCTTTGTTCGCTTCAAATTTGAAGGAGACAGGATAGTGTGCCACTGTCCCATTCTCCAGCCACTCGCTGAATGTAACGGTCAATGTTCTGGAGAAGGGGCTGGCCGGCTCAAATTTGTATACTCCCTCGAAACGGGTACCGTCTTTGCTGCCGCCGCTCCCCCCCAGGGGATCTGAATCCGTCAGGAACCCTTCCAGTTTATCTACTCCGTAACGGAGTGAATAGTTGCCGTCAGGGAAGTCGCCAGTATATACACTGCCTGAAGCCGGATCAATGCTGTAATACATCGTCAGGGCGTTGTCGTCCGCAATTACCCCGTTAATGGTAATAACCGTTCCGTCATCTAACGTTTTGCTTTTATTGACGCTTTGACCGTATCCGTGGCCCGCCAATTCAGAAAAGGCCATGGTATCCAGCTCGCTTTTACTAAACAGCTTCCCGCCGTAATAAGCAAATGCAGGATATTGATAGATGCCCACCGTCAGAATAAATGCTGCCGCTGCTGAGGCAACCCAGGTTCTCACTCTACTCCGGGTTCTTGTCTTCACAGGAACACGCTCAAGCGCTGTTCGAAGTCTGCCCTCAAGTTCTGACGGGGTCATGATCTGCTGATGCTCCTGTAATCTCTCCTCGATCGTTCTCATAACGGTCACCTCCAATCATAGCTTTCAGCTTCTGTATCCCTTGCGAAATCCTTGATTTGATCGTCCCGACCGGTGAATCGGTCATCTCGGCAATCGTCTGATAGGGAAGATCGTGAACATAGCGGAGTTCAATCGCTTCCCGCTGCCGCGGGTTCAGGTGAGCAAGCAGCATCGACATGTCCAGCTCAGACTCCGTAGTACTATAAGGGTTGTCTGCAGTCCATGCGGCAAGTGGAGGCTCCCGGTCGTCTTCGTCGTCCAGAGGAAGATAACGCTCCTGTTTGCGGAGGACGGTCTTGCAGCGGTTCACAAGTATCGTTTTGCTCCAGCTGTAGAAGGCCTCCCTTTTGTTCAATTGCTCCAGCTTCTCGTAAAGCGTAACAATCATATCCTCCATGACATCCATGGCATCGTGCTCATTGCCCATATAGCTGTAGGCAAGCCGGTAATAAGCGTCCTGTTCAGCTAAAATTAATTGTAATAAGGCTTCCTTGTTACCCCGCTGGGCTTGTCTCACAAGACGGCTTACATTCATGTTCTCACCTCTTTCATAAATAAGAGTTCCCGGAGGTCCTAAAAGTTCATTATGCACAAAAAAAATCTCCACAGCCTGTTCCGGGGGGAAATGAGTAGCCCCTGGAAGCCGCGGAGGAATCAGTATGATGAGCTTTCTTCATTCATTCGTAGAAGAGCAGCCGTTTGGCATAAGCGTTACGGAAGTCGGTGGGGGTGAGGCCGACGATTTTTTTGAACGATTTCATGAAATTATGGCAATCCTTATAGCCGAGCTGCAGCGAGACTTCACTGACATTCTGGTTGGTATCGGCCAGCAGGAATTTCGCCAGCTCCATCTTCTGCTGCAGAATATATTGCTTCAGGGAGATCCCGGAGATAACGGTGAACAGATGGGAGAGATATTTCTCATTGTAGCCGAAGTAGGCGGCGATTTGCGATACCTTGATGTGTTCACTGCGGCTCCACTTGATGTAGTCCACAATATCGTTATACAGCTGCTCCTGCTTTGTTTTCTTGAGCGGATCAGCATCGGTATCACAGGTCTGGTTGTAGAGCTCGCACAGAATCACAGTAGTCATGTAGTTGTTGAGTGTAGTCTGATTGTAACCCCGCACCGAATCCTGCAGCTGCTTCATCATTACGATAATTTTCTCCAGGCTCCGGAGGGTTCCGTACTGGGGCAATAGAATCCGGTTATCTTCCTTGTCATAGGTGCGGGAGGAGAGATCGGTAACCTGAATCCCGCTTGTGGAATGAAAGTGCAGCCAGTAGAAACTGCATTCAGAGGACTTGTACCCGTATTGCTTGGTGAGCGGGGGGAGGAGCAGATACTCTCCTTTGGAGACCGTGAATTGCTTGTTGTCACCGGCCAGATAGAGCACCCCTTCGGTCATAACGATAAGCTCATAATCCTGCAAAATCCTGCTCAGATGGATCCATTCTGCAGAGGGGGCGACAAACTTGCCGGTAATCTCCAGATTCACTGGTTTATCCACAATCAGCTCGAAGGCAGTCATTTGCATGTCCCCTTTTTTCTGACTTTAATACACTTCTTCTATCCTTTATTATTCCTTAATCACGGTATGAAGTAAAGCGCTTCCTAAATTAAATGTTTAGGTAAAGACTAACCTTTTTACACATATTCGAACATTAAACTATTTATCCGAATTTGAAATAAGGGTAAGCTGTAGATAAGCCAAACAGACAAACTAAACCTATAATCAGGCAAAGGAGATGAGGCTAAAAAGCTTGTGAAATATGGCATTTGCGCTACAAATGGCGAGGGGATATTTTTTTAGATTATTATGTAAGCGTATACATTTTTGTGCGGGCAAAAAACCGGAAACAAATTGGATCAGAAATGTGTGAGGAAGAATCCGGAAATACAGAAGCGGTTTCGGTTAATTTTAGCAAATGTTGAAATATATCTTGCTTTACCATAGAGGCGGAAAGAAAAAGGGAGGATACAAAATGAAGAAGTTTCTAACGGGTATGCTCGCGCTTGTGCTCGGTGCGGCGGCGTTATCGGGATGCTCCGGCGGCAACAATACAAATACAAATACAGATGCTGCCGGTGGCGGAGATACGGGCAAGAAGGTGAAGCTTACAGCAATTATGACCAAACATCCGCTGACCCAGGAATTCTCCAAAATGCAATGGCTGCAGGAGGCTGAGGAACGCGCCGGCGTTGAAATTGAGTGGCAGGAGGTCACGGCGGACTGGGATCAGAAAAAAGGTACACTGCTCGCCAGCGGCGATATTCCTGACCTGATTGTGGGTGTGAATTCCATTACGGATGCTGACTTCTCGCAGTTCCCGGGCCTCTTCGAGGATATGAGCGGACTGATCAAGGATTACGGCCCTAACGTGCAGGCGATGTTCGATGCCAAACCGGAGACCAAAGTGATTGCCACACAGCTGGACGGCAAAATCTATGGCCTGCCTAAATACCAGAGATTCTGGCCGGAAACAACGACACGCCAGTTCATCAACCAGAAGTGGCTGGACAATCTCGGCCTGCAGATGCCGACGAACTGGGATGAGCTGTTCGATGTGCTGAAAGCATTCAAGGATGAAGATGCCAACGGAAATGGCGATAAGAATGACGAAATTCCGATGGATTTTGCGCCTACAGGAACTGTGGCGTTCGGAGCCTTTATGCCGACCGTGCTGATGGGAAGCGAAGGGATTACACTGACGGATAACAGCGGACTGGGTTATTTCGTCGAAGACGGCAAGGTGAAGAACTTCTTCACGGATGAGCGCTACAAAACGCTGGTCGCGTTCCTGAACAAATGCTTCAGTGCCGGACTGATCAATCCTGAAGTGTTCACCCAGGATTATACCAAATACCAGTCCGTTGCCCGCGGCAACGGTGACACAGCAGCCGTCGGCTTCACCTGGGGCTGGGAGGTAACAGACAGAGTCGGCAACGCGCTGGCTCCGCAGTATACCTCGATGTCCCCGCTCAAGGTCTCTGCTGATTCCACCAGCAAGATCTCCTGGAGCTATGATTACAACTCCCTGAACTATGGGGTCAATGCGATACAAATGTCCGCCAAATCCAAGCATAAAGAAGCGGCCATGAAGTTCATCAATGAATTATATGATCCTACCGTAAGTATGCAGGTGCTGTTCGGCTCCCTCGGCACGAATATCGGTGACAACGGAGACGGCAGCTACAGTATTCTTCCTCCTGCGGATCCCGCGATGGACCCTGGGACCTGGAAGTGGACCTCCTCCTGGGCGGATAACGGCGCCATGTATATTGCCGATTCCCTTAAGCTGACGCTGGGTACGGATATGCAGTCTGTCGGCAGCCAGACCGAGCCGCTCAAAGCGGCGCTGGACGGAATCAACAAGGATACGGATGTGCTGCCGAGCATGTTCATCAAGTATAGTGCGGCGGATAACAACACCATGAGCTTGAATAACACCGGCATGATGTCTCTCGCCCTGTCGAAATGGTCGCAATGGATTACCAAGGGCGGCATTGATTCCGAGTGGGACGACTATGTGAAGAATATCGGGAAGACCGGGGTAGACAAGAATATTGAGATCATCCAGAAGTATTATGACGATTACAAAAAGAATCAATAAGCGCAGATAAGCACCGTAAGTGCTATAAGAGAAACCGGGACCGGAAGAAGCGTCAGCGGGGTACAGGGCTGAGACCGCTTGTTCCGGCTCCTTGATGGAAGGGTGGTTCTGATGATATCCAAGAATCTGTATGAGCATCCGGCTCAGCCAAGGGCGCATAAGAAGCCCACCGTACTGAATACCTTCAAGCGGGATCATCAGCTGTGGATTATGATTTTTCCGGCTATTGTCGTGATCTTTATCTTCAACTATATCCCGATGTACGGCATCCAGCTGGCGTTCCGTGATTATGATTTCAGCAAAGGACTGACCGGGGGCGCGTGGAGAGGGCTGTTCTATTTCCGGCAGTTTTTTGACAGCTATATGTTTGCCGATCTGATGAAAAACACGGTAGCGATCAGTCTCGCCACAGTGATTCTAAGCTTCCCTGCACCGATTATTCTGGCGCTGCTGATTAACCAGGTGCGCTGGAAGCGCGCCAAAAAAACGCTCCAGACGACCGTGTATCTGCCGCATTTTATCTCCATCGTCGTTATGGTGGGTCTGCTGAACGTACTGCTCTCCCCGAATTCGGGGGTAATCGGACATATTCTCAGCTCGGTCGGACTGGGTGATGTCAACCTGCTGGGCTCGACGGGGACGTTCGTTCCGGTCTATGTGCTCTCGGAGATCTGGCAGCATTGCGGGTGGAACAGCATCATCTATCTGGCCGCACTGTCTACTGTGGACCCGCAGCTCTATGACTCCTCCAAAATCGACGGGGCCAGCCGCTGGCAGACGATCAAGCATGTCGATATCCCGGCGCTGATTCCGACCATTATCATTCTGTTCGTGCTCAGTATGGGGAATGTGCTCAGCACAGGCTTCGAGAAGGTATTCCTGATGCAGAATGCCCTGAACCTTCCGGTCTCCGAGGTCATCGCGACCTATGTCTACAAAATCGGGATTATCAGCAACCAGTTCAGCTATTCCGCCGCCATCGGGCTGTTTAATACCGTGATCAACTTTGTGTTCCTGTACGCGATGAATATGATTGCCCGCAAGTCCTCGGATATCAGCCTGTGGTAGCAGAGCTTACGGAAGGAGTGGAGTAGCATGCAGCTAATCACTAACAGTAAAGGTAAAAATAAAACCGACATCCTCTTCGATGCCGTGGTCTATCTGGTGTGCCTGCTCATCTTTTTGAGCATTGTATACCCGCTGTATTTCGTTATTATCGCCTCTGTCAGTGATTCCACGCTGGTGTCGACGGGCCAGGTAACGATTTTTCCCAAGAATATCAGCTTCTTCGGCTATAGTGAAATCTTCAAGGATTCGCGGATCTGGACAGGGTATAGCAACACGCTGCTCTATACGGTGCTCGGGACGGCCGTGAACCTACTGTTCACCTTGCCTGCGGCGTATGTGCTGTCCAGACAGGAGTTCCGGGCCCGGCGGTTTCTGATGCTGACCTTTGTAATCACACTGTTCTTCAACGGCGGACTGATTCCAACCTACCTGCTGATGAAGGATATGCACATGACGAATACGATGTGGGTGTTTATTTTCCCGTTCTGCGTGAATGTCTATAATCTGATTATCGCCCGCTCGTTCTTCGAGAATTCGATCCCCAAAGAGCTGTTTGAGGCGGCTTCGATGGACGGGTGTACGCATTTCAAATTCTTCCTGAAGGTCGCCCTGCCGCTCTCCAAAGCGGTGGTGTCTGTAATCGGGCTGTATTATCTCGTTGCCCACTGGAATGACTTCTTCACCGGACTGATCTATATCCGCAGCAATAACCTGCAGCCGCTGCAGATTGTGCTGAGAGATATTCTGCTGTCCAACCAGGTATTCTCGCAAGGTGCGGGAGCGGGCGGTTCAGCCGGAGGTTATGCCCAGCAGTATGCGGATCAGGTGAAGTATGGAGTCATCATCGTGTCTACCCTGCCGATTCTGATTGTGTACCCGTTCATCCAGAAGTACTTCGATAAAGGGGTCATGATCGGCTCAGTCAAAGGTTAATGAGGAGGATGAGTGATGAACACAGGTACTAAGAATAATGCGACAGTAAACCCAGGTATGCTGTACCGGCCGGGTACGGTGAAAATAGCCCCTGCCATGCAGGCCTTCGGCTACAGCCATGTTGCGCTTAAGCCCGGCCACTGGAAACAGCAGCAGGATGAGACCATCGAGATGTATCTCGGTATCCCGGATGAGGATCTGCTGCATATTTTCCGGGTCAAAGCGGGTGTGCCCTCGGAGGCTGACGGTTTAGCCGGCTGGTACGGGGCGGGGGCAAGCACCTTCGGCCAGAAGCTGGGGGCGTATGCGAAGCTGTACCGGGTGACCGGAGATTTCAGACTGCATGAGAAAGCGGTGCTGCTCGCAGGGGAGTGGATCGCCTGCGCCGAGCAGTCCGCTGAATTATTCGACAATGATACTTATGTCTATGAGAAGCTGCTTGGCGGCTTCCTCGACCTGTATGAGTATCTGGGCTATGAGCGGATTCTCCCTTATGTGCTGAAGCTGACGGAGGCGGCAATGGCCCGCTTCAAGCAGGATATTGCCCGCGACGGGCTGCAGGACCATGGGCTGTGGTCCAACCATATGATCGAATGGTACACGCTGCCGGAGAATCTGTACCGTGCGTATCAGCTGACCGGGGAGGAGAAGTTCAAGGACTTCGCCAAGGGATGGGACTACGATTACTTGTGGGATAAGCTGAACAGCAGGGATTTCGCAATCGGCCCGCGTCACGCCTACAGCCAGGTGAACAGTCTATCCAGCGCAGCGCGCGCCTATGAAGTGACCGGGGATGAGCGTTATCTGTCGGCGATGAAGATTGCTTACGATGAGCTTACGACCCATCATATCTTTGCCACCGGCGGCTATGGGCCTGCGGAATGCCTGTTCACCGAGAAGGAAGGTTATCTGGGGGATTCACTGAAATCAACCTGGGATTCTACGTTGTCCAGCCTGACCTATACCAATTTCTCCGGGACGGAAGTCACCCGCAATGACACCTGGGGCAGCTGCGAGGTCTCCTGCTGTGCCTGGGCGGTGTTCAAATTCTGCAACTACCTGCTGCAGTATACCGGGGAAGCCAAGTACGGCGAATGGGTGGAGAAGCTGCTGTATAACGGAACGGGCGCGCAGCTCCCGGTGAAGCCGGACGGAAGAGTGATGTATTATGCCAACTACTTTCTGGACGGTGCAGTCAAGACGGTGGAGGACCGGAGACTGCAGGAGGGCGGGCATAATTTCGAATGGCAATGCTGCACAGGCACCTTCCCGCAGGATGTCGCGGAGTATAGCAATATGCTCTATTATCACAGCGGGGATAGTCTGTATGTATCGCAGTATCTGCCCTCCAAGGTGGATTGGGTCAAAGACGGAGTGAAGATTAGGCTGGAGAACTACTCGCCATATCCGGAAGCCGAGGGTCCGGTTAAGCTGCGGATCAGCCTGGAGGGCAGTGCGGAATTCGGGCTGAAGCTGCGCGTTCCGGCGTGGGCTACAGGATTGAACAGCTTGAAGATCAACGGGGAAGAGGTGGAGACGGCGGTTGTGCCCGGTGAGTGGGCTTCAGTCCGCAGGGAGTGGAGCGATGGGGACATCGTGGAGATCGATTTCCCGTTTCCGCTCTATTTCAGAGCCGTAGATGCTGCGAATCCCGGCATTGCCGCTTTGAATTACGGCCCGCTGGTGCTGGCAGCTGACAAAATGACCCGGTTCATTGGTGACACCGCCGAGCCCGCCGAATGGATTCATCCGGTAGAAGGGCAGCAGCCGTATACCTTCGAGACGGACAAAGGCCATGTGGCAGGATACAGCCACCTGACCCGCAGCTTCAAGCCTTATTACAAAATCGGAGAAATGCAGTGGTATTATATGTATAACGAAATCCAGCCGCGTTAGCGGCTGGATTCTTTGTTTGTTTGTGGTTATGAACCGTAATACGAGCGTTGTTAAGTAAGTTGAACATAAGCCTTAACATAAGCCTTAACATAAGACCAGAACATAAAACTTAAATATAAAACTAACCTTCATTTTGTGAATATTTGAACCGCAAATTCTTCATTCATCCGCTTTTTGTGGCGGGGATCCGCTGGCTTTTATAAAATCCTGTACAAATCCTGCACATAATACAACATTTCCCTCGTCTTATCGGCCGAAATCCACAATTGTTGTATCAAATGCAGGATTTCAGCTTTTTCCAGCGGTTTAGCAGGATTATTCTTGTATTTCATACAACAATCCTCCCGGATACCCGGCTATCCATCAATCCATGTTGCAAAACGTGCAACATTTATGTCTACAGTGCCTCCGAAGAGGTCTCCTTTCTTCTGCAGGTCACGAATTAAGTGCAGGGCATTGACGTATTCCGCCAGCCCCGCTGTGACTGACCGGGAACCTGCAGGGGTGTTGTCTAAAGTGCAGCTTATATAGCGTGTTTATTCCTTCTTCACGATTGTAATCATATATTCTCGCTCCGTGATATGATCCTCGGCCTTAACCGTGAGGTTCAGCGTCGTGCGTTGCCCAGTCAGCTTAACCTGACGCGGGAGCGAGTCCTCGATCAGAATCCCGTCCGCATAGACC
This window encodes:
- a CDS encoding ABC transporter permease; its protein translation is MISKNLYEHPAQPRAHKKPTVLNTFKRDHQLWIMIFPAIVVIFIFNYIPMYGIQLAFRDYDFSKGLTGGAWRGLFYFRQFFDSYMFADLMKNTVAISLATVILSFPAPIILALLINQVRWKRAKKTLQTTVYLPHFISIVVMVGLLNVLLSPNSGVIGHILSSVGLGDVNLLGSTGTFVPVYVLSEIWQHCGWNSIIYLAALSTVDPQLYDSSKIDGASRWQTIKHVDIPALIPTIIILFVLSMGNVLSTGFEKVFLMQNALNLPVSEVIATYVYKIGIISNQFSYSAAIGLFNTVINFVFLYAMNMIARKSSDISLW
- a CDS encoding carbohydrate ABC transporter permease → MQLITNSKGKNKTDILFDAVVYLVCLLIFLSIVYPLYFVIIASVSDSTLVSTGQVTIFPKNISFFGYSEIFKDSRIWTGYSNTLLYTVLGTAVNLLFTLPAAYVLSRQEFRARRFLMLTFVITLFFNGGLIPTYLLMKDMHMTNTMWVFIFPFCVNVYNLIIARSFFENSIPKELFEAASMDGCTHFKFFLKVALPLSKAVVSVIGLYYLVAHWNDFFTGLIYIRSNNLQPLQIVLRDILLSNQVFSQGAGAGGSAGGYAQQYADQVKYGVIIVSTLPILIVYPFIQKYFDKGVMIGSVKG
- a CDS encoding beta-L-arabinofuranosidase domain-containing protein, whose amino-acid sequence is MNTGTKNNATVNPGMLYRPGTVKIAPAMQAFGYSHVALKPGHWKQQQDETIEMYLGIPDEDLLHIFRVKAGVPSEADGLAGWYGAGASTFGQKLGAYAKLYRVTGDFRLHEKAVLLAGEWIACAEQSAELFDNDTYVYEKLLGGFLDLYEYLGYERILPYVLKLTEAAMARFKQDIARDGLQDHGLWSNHMIEWYTLPENLYRAYQLTGEEKFKDFAKGWDYDYLWDKLNSRDFAIGPRHAYSQVNSLSSAARAYEVTGDERYLSAMKIAYDELTTHHIFATGGYGPAECLFTEKEGYLGDSLKSTWDSTLSSLTYTNFSGTEVTRNDTWGSCEVSCCAWAVFKFCNYLLQYTGEAKYGEWVEKLLYNGTGAQLPVKPDGRVMYYANYFLDGAVKTVEDRRLQEGGHNFEWQCCTGTFPQDVAEYSNMLYYHSGDSLYVSQYLPSKVDWVKDGVKIRLENYSPYPEAEGPVKLRISLEGSAEFGLKLRVPAWATGLNSLKINGEEVETAVVPGEWASVRREWSDGDIVEIDFPFPLYFRAVDAANPGIAALNYGPLVLAADKMTRFIGDTAEPAEWIHPVEGQQPYTFETDKGHVAGYSHLTRSFKPYYKIGEMQWYYMYNEIQPR